The segment GGGGCCGCAGTCCTCTGCCCATTGTGCGGCGCGGGACTCCAGACGGCCGGCGCGCAGCCCGCGCAGGTCGGACTGCAGGCTGCGGACACGGCGACGGTTCGGCTGCACATCTCCAAGATGACGTGCGGAAGTTGCCCCGCAACCGCACGACTCGCCTTGAAGCGGCTTCCCGGCGTGTACAGCGCCACCGTGACGCTGGACGACAGCCTCGGTATCGTGCGCTACGACCCGCGGCAGGTCAGCCCGGTGCAGATCGCC is part of the Deltaproteobacteria bacterium genome and harbors:
- a CDS encoding heavy-metal-associated domain-containing protein, which gives rise to MLSSWKVTLLFAAGVGGAAVLCPLCGAGLQTAGAQPAQVGLQAADTATVRLHISKMTCGSCPATARLALKRLPGVYSATVTLDDSLGIVRYDPRQVSPVQIAAHLTRLTGFGATILPDTTRTPGGGQ